Below is a window of Rhodamnia argentea isolate NSW1041297 chromosome 11, ASM2092103v1, whole genome shotgun sequence DNA.
TTTGTTGTTGATTCATGGGTGGTTTATAGTGCACAAGAAATATAACTGTGTAAGTTGGGTGTTGGGGGATTGATAGCTGCAGTAGAGCAGTCTTAATGGTTGTAGAACCTCGATGTGCAGGACGAATCGACAGAGGGCGAGGAAACAGACTATCAAATTGCCCGCATTCGCTCCTTCTCAGAAGACGGTCTAGGTAAATCGGACTGTGGTTCATGAACCTAGAACTCGTTGCAGTCACATTcgaaaaaattttaacttagGGGTACAATGCACCTTCAGTAATGCTGATTCAGATGAATCGTGAATCTCGTTCAGCGTACAATCTCTATGGAGCAACATCGACTGAGGACTGGGTTCGATACGAAGAACTGAAATGGGACGACAACGAAGATGAACGACCTACCCAGTCTTTCCAACAAAGTTTGGCTTTGGAATCATCCTCCCTGTGGAACATCGCAAACATATCCCAACCTTTCCCCTACGCGTTTTATCCCGACAATGGGTACTCGCCTGCATAGTCACTTTTGGTTGTTTCGCAGTCCTTACCCCAATTTAACAGGAACGTTGTTTgtgggagaaaagaaagaagaaggtgagTTTGTTCACAAACAACTCATTAGCTTCCTTCTATACCACAGGCATGCCTTTCTGCATCCAGAACGCGTCTACCCTTATGCTTCCCATGATTCGCTCACCGGTCACCACGAGGTTTTTGTTTCTGGGGATCACTCTATTTATCAGAATATTGAGAAAGACCACCACCTCAACCACGACTACTGGCACCACCCTCGCCCAATATGTTTTGTTTGTGGGCAACCTGTaagatttttggtttttccgGCAACTCTTCCTCAAGCAGAATCTATGAACTGGATACTTTTAGATATTTGTACTTTTTATGTGATCAACCAAAGTATAGTTTCTCTAAATCTTCTGTTTTTCCCTTGCTTTATCTTGGTTTCAGATCCCAGTGGATGTAAATGGCCGTCTTCTGTTCCGTCAACATCCTTTTTGGCGACAAAAGTATTGTCTTTCGCATGAGACAGATGGGACGCCTTGTTGCTGTGGTTGCGAAAGATTGGAGGTAGGATTCCTTTCAATTAGACATGTCTTGTTGGTTTGTAAACAATTCCAAGCATCTAGGGACGGCATTAAAGCAAAAACACAATGAAATGAATGTTCATGAACTTTATCCTAATGGATAATGTGGTAGCTGAACTTTCgaattattcaatgtgattcatAAACTTTATCTTAATGTGTAATGCAGTCCTTAAACCTTTAATCTATTCAccatagtc
It encodes the following:
- the LOC115733472 gene encoding protein DA1-related 1-like — protein: MGWLKRILQGSTSKSRWRSNGSCCEVEDRRSCSDGPSDAEAIQKDESTEGEETDYQIARIRSFSEDGLAYNLYGATSTEDWVRYEELKWDDNEDERPTQSFQQSLALESSSLWNIANISQPFPYAFYPDNGHAFLHPERVYPYASHDSLTGHHEVFVSGDHSIYQNIEKDHHLNHDYWHHPRPICFVCGQPIPVDVNGRLLFRQHPFWRQKYCLSHETDGTPCCCGCERLESLNL